One window of the Methylocystis parvus OBBP genome contains the following:
- a CDS encoding pirin family protein has protein sequence MRKIIGVYPPPEGMHWVGDGFPVRSLFSHHAHGASVSPFLLLDYAGPADFPPSDHRRGVGQHPHRGFETVTIVFDGEVAHRDSTGAGGTIGPGDVQWMTAGAGVVHEEYHSDAFARRGGRFELVQLWVNLPARMKMTRPRYQTLTDAAIPRIELRNDEGLVRVVAGEYAGAKGPAETATPMNIWDVRIDEGKTAAFEPPDGHNLVVAVLDGPVVVNGEGHARAGETIVFERHGGDAIFTAQGDAKLLLLSGEPIDEPVAQQGPFVMNTPEELKQAFEDYRAGRFGTIAPIGA, from the coding sequence ATGAGAAAGATCATCGGCGTCTATCCGCCGCCGGAAGGCATGCATTGGGTCGGCGACGGCTTTCCCGTGCGCAGCCTCTTCTCGCATCATGCGCATGGCGCGAGCGTGAGCCCGTTCCTTCTGCTCGACTATGCCGGCCCCGCCGATTTCCCGCCCTCCGACCATCGCCGCGGCGTCGGCCAGCATCCGCATCGCGGCTTCGAGACGGTCACGATCGTCTTTGACGGCGAAGTCGCGCATCGCGATTCGACCGGCGCCGGCGGGACGATCGGCCCCGGCGACGTGCAGTGGATGACCGCCGGCGCCGGCGTGGTCCATGAGGAATATCACTCCGACGCCTTCGCGCGGCGCGGCGGCCGCTTTGAATTAGTGCAGCTCTGGGTCAATCTCCCCGCGCGCATGAAAATGACGCGGCCGCGCTATCAGACGCTGACGGACGCCGCGATTCCGCGCATCGAGCTGCGCAATGACGAAGGGCTCGTACGCGTCGTCGCCGGCGAATATGCCGGCGCGAAAGGACCCGCCGAAACCGCGACCCCGATGAACATCTGGGACGTGCGCATCGACGAAGGCAAGACCGCCGCCTTCGAACCGCCGGACGGGCATAATCTCGTCGTCGCGGTTTTGGACGGCCCGGTCGTCGTTAATGGCGAGGGTCATGCGCGCGCCGGCGAAACCATTGTCTTCGAGCGCCATGGCGGCGACGCGATCTTCACGGCGCAGGGCGACGCCAAGCTGTTGCTGCTCAGCGGCGAGCCCATTGACGAGCCGGTCGCGCAGCAGGGTCCCTTCGTGATGAACACGCCGGAAGAGTTGAAGCAGGCTTTCGAGGACTATCGCGCGGGACGCTTCGGAACGATCGCGCCGATCGGGGCTTAA
- a CDS encoding YifB family Mg chelatase-like AAA ATPase, giving the protein MAVRVATVAFEGVEARPVDVQVQISPGQVVFNVVGLGDKAVAESRERVRAALIASGLALPAKRITVNLAPADMPKEGSHYDLPIALGVMAAIGAIPSDALEGFVVLGELALDGALTPVTGVLPAAMAANARGLGLICPKECGAEAAWASREMDVLAPRSLIQLVNHIKGTQALARPEPAVRAPAGDLPDLADIKGQESAKRALEIAAAGGHNLLMSGPPGAGKSMLAARLPSILPPLTPRELLDVSMIHSIAGLIAGGELTDRRPFRAPHHSASMPALVGGGTHARPGEISLAHNGVLFLDELPEFHPQALDSLRQPLETGEVAVSRANHRAVYPARFQLVAAMNPCRCGHALEPGFACRRQPNERCVAQYQARLSGPLLDRFDLQIDVPAVTAADLVLPPPAEGSREVAARVARARALQRARYEALELPGVAANAAAPAAVIERMAQLDGPGTALIREASERFALSARGFHRVLKLARTIADLDGAELVARPHLAEALSYRAGLAAGRAAA; this is encoded by the coding sequence ATGGCGGTGCGTGTGGCGACGGTGGCTTTCGAAGGGGTGGAGGCGCGTCCCGTCGACGTGCAGGTTCAGATTTCCCCTGGCCAGGTCGTTTTCAATGTCGTCGGCCTCGGCGACAAAGCCGTCGCCGAATCGCGCGAGCGGGTGCGCGCCGCGCTGATCGCCTCCGGCCTCGCGCTGCCGGCCAAGCGCATCACCGTCAATCTGGCTCCCGCCGACATGCCGAAGGAGGGCAGCCATTATGATCTCCCCATCGCGCTCGGCGTGATGGCCGCGATCGGCGCGATCCCCTCGGACGCGCTCGAAGGTTTCGTCGTGCTCGGCGAACTTGCGCTGGACGGCGCGCTGACGCCCGTCACCGGCGTGCTGCCTGCGGCGATGGCGGCGAATGCGCGGGGGCTGGGGCTCATCTGCCCCAAGGAATGCGGGGCGGAGGCGGCCTGGGCCTCGCGCGAGATGGACGTGCTGGCGCCGCGCTCGCTCATTCAGCTCGTCAATCACATAAAGGGAACCCAGGCGCTGGCGCGGCCCGAGCCGGCCGTGCGCGCGCCGGCCGGCGATCTGCCGGACCTCGCCGACATAAAGGGTCAGGAGAGCGCCAAGCGCGCATTGGAGATCGCCGCCGCCGGGGGCCACAATCTCCTGATGAGCGGGCCGCCGGGCGCGGGGAAATCCATGCTCGCGGCGCGGCTGCCCTCTATCCTGCCGCCGCTGACGCCGCGCGAATTGCTCGACGTCTCGATGATTCATTCCATTGCCGGCCTGATCGCCGGCGGCGAATTGACCGACAGGCGGCCTTTCCGCGCGCCGCATCATTCCGCCTCCATGCCCGCGCTCGTCGGCGGCGGAACGCATGCGAGGCCCGGGGAGATTTCCCTCGCCCATAACGGCGTGCTTTTCCTCGACGAATTGCCGGAGTTCCATCCGCAGGCCCTCGACAGCCTGCGCCAGCCGCTCGAAACCGGCGAGGTCGCCGTCTCGCGCGCCAATCACCGCGCCGTCTATCCGGCCCGCTTCCAGCTCGTGGCGGCGATGAACCCCTGCCGCTGCGGACATGCGCTCGAACCGGGTTTCGCCTGCCGCCGCCAGCCCAATGAGCGCTGCGTCGCGCAATATCAGGCTCGGCTCTCCGGGCCCTTGCTGGACCGTTTCGACCTGCAGATCGACGTGCCGGCGGTTACGGCGGCCGATCTGGTCCTGCCCCCGCCCGCCGAGGGCTCGCGCGAGGTCGCGGCCCGCGTCGCTCGCGCAAGGGCGCTGCAACGCGCGCGCTACGAAGCGCTGGAGCTTCCGGGCGTCGCCGCCAACGCGGCCGCTCCCGCCGCCGTCATCGAGCGCATGGCCCAGCTCGACGGGCCGGGCACGGCGCTCATCCGCGAGGCCTCGGAACGTTTTGCGCTGAGCGCGCGCGGCTTCCATCGCGTCCTGAAGCTCGCGCGCACCATCGCCGATCTCGACGGCGCCGAGCTGGTCGCGCGTCCGCATCTCGCCGAGGCGCTCTCCTATCGCGCGGGCCTCGCGGCGGGCCGCGCCGCAGCGTAA
- a CDS encoding MOSC domain-containing protein: MRLARLYRYPVKGLSPEPLKTADLPTGGYFPCDRLFALENGPSGFASAAPEHQPKIKFLMLMKNAALAGLATRYDEAAGVLTISKEGRDVAKGDLRTAEGRSAIERYLSDFVGAPEVRGPVKLLEAPDGFRFTDSKSGFVSLINLASCAEIEKAQGARVDPLRFRGNLYVDGAPAWAEADWPGKSLRIGGVALDVLKMTDRCAATGVEPGSGKRDMDVVQTLRMNFGHIDCGVYARIEKGGRIAVGDAIELI, translated from the coding sequence ATGCGCCTTGCCCGCCTCTATCGCTATCCTGTCAAAGGCCTTTCGCCGGAGCCGCTGAAAACGGCGGATCTGCCGACCGGCGGCTATTTCCCATGCGACCGTCTTTTCGCGCTGGAGAACGGCCCCTCGGGCTTTGCGTCCGCGGCGCCCGAGCATCAGCCGAAGATCAAATTCCTCATGCTCATGAAGAATGCGGCCTTGGCGGGTCTCGCGACGCGCTATGACGAGGCGGCCGGCGTTCTGACGATCTCGAAGGAGGGGCGCGACGTCGCGAAGGGCGATTTGCGGACGGCGGAAGGGCGCTCGGCGATCGAGCGTTATCTGAGCGACTTTGTCGGGGCCCCGGAGGTGCGTGGGCCGGTGAAGCTGCTCGAAGCGCCGGACGGCTTCCGCTTCACCGATTCGAAGTCGGGTTTCGTCTCGCTCATCAATCTGGCGAGCTGCGCCGAGATCGAGAAGGCGCAGGGCGCGCGCGTCGACCCGCTGCGCTTTCGCGGCAATCTTTACGTCGACGGCGCGCCGGCCTGGGCCGAGGCGGATTGGCCGGGCAAGAGTCTCAGGATCGGGGGCGTCGCGCTCGACGTGCTGAAGATGACCGATCGCTGCGCCGCGACGGGCGTGGAGCCGGGAAGCGGCAAGCGGGACATGGACGTCGTGCAGACGCTGCGGATGAATTTCGGCCATATCGACTGCGGCGTCTATGCGCGAATCGAAAAAGGCGGCCGCATCGCCGTCGGCGACGCCATTGAGCTGATCTGA
- the htpG gene encoding molecular chaperone HtpG: MTNDAATAETPQQFGFEADAAQLLELMTHSVYSEREVFLRELISNAADACEKLRYESLSNEKLAAQAGAPLVTISLDKEKRRIDVADNGVGMSRDELISALGAIANSGTRAFLEKLGKDKEGEGSSLIGRFGVGFYSVFMVADLVEVATRRAGADEAWLWSSQGKGTYSIAPLALDDAPALGARVTLHLNAESDEFLEPWRIESIVREHSGAVSTPIDLIEEPGKEPRRIADGVALWTKPKSEITEEQYTDFYRQLSGGFDEPALTAHWRAEGRTEYTVLAFVPSARPFDLFEPSRKSKSKLYVRRVLISRDVEILPAFLRFVRLVVDSADIPLNVSREMVQKSPVIASIGKAVATRILGDLKKLAENEPEKFQQVWENFGQVLKEGLHEDPSRRDDIFAIARFASTTSEGKSRTLKDYVAGLRENQTAIYYIAGDDAKRLAASPQVEGFRARGVEVLLLDDAVDSFWVTSALGYEGKPFKSVTQGAADIDLIPLAEETKDETQPAADVNDLVTALKETLADSIEDVRVSTRLTESAACLVASEKGLDRQLARILAESGQNGLFGKPVLEINAKHPAVAALAASLRDKGRDGAADGMHLLFDLARVADGEQPVDPAAFARRLSALLAKGA; this comes from the coding sequence ATGACGAATGACGCCGCCACCGCGGAAACGCCGCAGCAGTTCGGCTTTGAAGCGGACGCCGCGCAGCTCCTCGAACTGATGACGCACTCCGTCTATTCGGAGCGCGAAGTCTTCCTGCGCGAATTGATCTCCAACGCCGCCGACGCCTGCGAAAAGCTTCGCTACGAATCGCTTTCCAATGAAAAGCTCGCCGCCCAGGCCGGCGCGCCGCTCGTCACGATCTCGCTCGACAAGGAGAAGCGGCGGATAGACGTGGCCGACAATGGCGTCGGCATGTCGCGCGACGAATTGATCAGCGCATTGGGCGCCATCGCCAATTCCGGCACGCGCGCCTTTCTCGAAAAGCTCGGCAAGGACAAGGAGGGCGAGGGCTCCTCGCTAATCGGCCGATTCGGCGTCGGCTTCTACTCGGTCTTCATGGTCGCGGATCTCGTCGAGGTCGCGACGCGGCGCGCCGGCGCGGATGAAGCCTGGCTGTGGTCGTCGCAGGGCAAGGGAACCTATTCGATCGCGCCGCTCGCGCTCGATGACGCCCCGGCCCTCGGCGCGCGGGTGACGCTGCATCTCAACGCCGAGAGCGACGAGTTTCTCGAGCCCTGGCGCATCGAGAGCATCGTGCGCGAACATTCGGGCGCCGTCTCGACGCCGATCGACCTCATCGAGGAGCCGGGCAAGGAGCCGCGCCGCATCGCCGACGGCGTGGCGCTCTGGACCAAGCCCAAATCCGAGATCACGGAGGAGCAGTATACGGATTTCTACCGTCAGCTCTCCGGCGGCTTCGACGAGCCGGCGCTGACCGCCCATTGGCGCGCGGAAGGCCGCACCGAATATACCGTGCTCGCCTTCGTGCCGAGCGCGCGGCCCTTCGATCTCTTCGAGCCTTCCCGCAAGAGCAAGTCGAAACTCTATGTCCGCCGCGTTCTGATTTCGCGCGACGTCGAGATTCTGCCGGCCTTTCTGCGCTTCGTGCGTCTCGTCGTCGACAGCGCCGACATTCCGCTCAACGTGTCGCGCGAGATGGTGCAGAAAAGCCCCGTCATCGCCTCGATCGGCAAGGCCGTCGCGACGCGGATCCTCGGCGACCTCAAAAAGCTGGCCGAGAACGAGCCCGAAAAATTCCAGCAGGTCTGGGAGAATTTTGGCCAGGTGCTGAAGGAGGGTCTGCATGAAGACCCGAGCCGCCGCGACGATATCTTCGCCATCGCCCGTTTCGCCTCGACGACGTCGGAGGGCAAGTCGCGCACGCTGAAGGACTATGTCGCCGGACTGCGCGAGAACCAGACGGCGATCTATTACATCGCCGGCGACGACGCGAAGCGCCTCGCCGCGAGCCCGCAGGTCGAAGGTTTTCGCGCCCGCGGCGTGGAAGTGCTCCTGCTCGACGACGCGGTCGATTCGTTCTGGGTGACGAGCGCGCTGGGTTATGAGGGCAAGCCGTTCAAATCCGTCACGCAGGGCGCGGCGGATATCGACCTCATCCCGCTTGCGGAAGAAACGAAGGACGAAACGCAGCCCGCCGCCGACGTGAACGATCTCGTCACGGCGCTGAAGGAGACGCTCGCCGATTCGATCGAGGACGTTCGTGTTTCGACGCGCCTGACCGAAAGCGCCGCCTGTCTCGTCGCCTCGGAGAAAGGCCTCGACCGCCAGCTTGCGCGCATCCTCGCCGAAAGCGGGCAGAACGGGCTTTTCGGCAAGCCGGTGCTCGAGATCAACGCCAAGCATCCGGCCGTGGCCGCGCTCGCGGCGAGCCTGCGCGACAAGGGCCGCGACGGCGCCGCCGACGGCATGCATCTTCTCTTCGATCTCGCCCGCGTCGCCGACGGCGAGCAGCCGGTCGATCCGGCCGCCTTCGCCAGACGGCTTTCGGCGCTGCTCGCGAAAGGAGCCTGA
- a CDS encoding ATP-binding protein: MSLRDVAILIAAQFAVLLLGAAIFFALRKGRPAASEAELERLRDEIWELRAAADARDKAEAESLAKSRFLATVSHEIRTPLNGVMGLAQLLAMTRLDAEQASYVEAIEDSSRSLAQLIDDILDFSKIEAGKLDLRRETFALAPLVESVVELLAPRAFAKSLEIASFIAPDVPRAVEGDPARLRQVLVNLAGNAVNFTENGGVGLRVFKESEALRFEVRDTGPGVPPAAREAIFEEFEQGDASATRRQGGTGLGLAISRRLIAQMSGALALTETSQKGSTFSFTLPSSAALEAFAPPLAGSNFLVVAASRFEAPYLAESLRAAGAEASVAANEDAALARFSKGAAFDAVIVDCALGPERTALLAEAARKAQARRLFLLFSPLERRAFGESALRDFDGWLVKPVRSASLVSRLSQGLQERAADASTPAPAAPVRALAGLRALIAEDNEVNALILTRHLEKLGAAPARARNGAEAVAMAGANSYDVIVMDLFMPELDGREATRRIRQAEARSRATRTPILALTASAQEEDERAARAAGVDAFLTKPVDFADLAATIEELRLAPRMVERRGASGP; the protein is encoded by the coding sequence ATGAGCCTCAGGGACGTCGCCATCCTGATCGCCGCGCAGTTCGCCGTGCTGCTGCTCGGCGCGGCGATCTTCTTCGCCCTGCGCAAGGGCAGACCCGCCGCTTCCGAGGCGGAGCTGGAGCGCCTGCGCGACGAGATATGGGAGCTGCGCGCGGCCGCCGACGCGCGCGACAAGGCGGAGGCCGAGAGCCTCGCCAAGTCGCGCTTTCTCGCGACGGTGAGCCATGAAATCCGGACGCCGCTCAACGGCGTGATGGGTCTCGCGCAGCTTCTCGCCATGACCAGGCTCGACGCTGAGCAAGCAAGCTACGTGGAGGCGATCGAAGATTCGAGCCGCTCGCTCGCCCAGCTCATCGACGACATTCTCGATTTCTCCAAGATCGAGGCCGGCAAGCTTGATCTACGCCGCGAGACCTTCGCGCTCGCGCCGCTCGTGGAAAGCGTCGTCGAATTGCTGGCGCCGCGCGCTTTCGCGAAAAGCCTGGAGATTGCGAGCTTCATCGCGCCCGACGTTCCGCGCGCCGTCGAGGGCGATCCGGCGCGGCTGCGGCAGGTGCTCGTCAATCTCGCCGGCAACGCCGTGAATTTCACCGAAAATGGCGGCGTCGGCCTGCGGGTTTTCAAGGAAAGCGAGGCGCTGCGCTTCGAGGTGCGCGATACGGGGCCCGGCGTGCCGCCCGCCGCGCGCGAAGCGATTTTCGAGGAGTTCGAACAGGGGGACGCCTCAGCGACGCGGCGTCAGGGCGGCACCGGCCTCGGCCTCGCCATTTCGCGCCGCCTCATCGCGCAGATGAGCGGCGCCCTGGCGTTGACCGAAACGTCGCAAAAAGGCTCGACTTTCTCCTTCACGCTGCCGTCGTCCGCAGCGCTGGAGGCTTTTGCGCCGCCGCTCGCGGGATCGAATTTTCTCGTCGTCGCCGCGAGCCGATTCGAGGCGCCCTATCTCGCCGAAAGCCTGCGCGCGGCCGGCGCCGAGGCTTCCGTCGCGGCGAATGAGGACGCCGCCCTTGCGCGATTCTCGAAAGGCGCGGCGTTCGACGCCGTCATTGTCGATTGCGCGCTCGGGCCGGAGCGAACCGCCCTTCTGGCCGAAGCGGCCCGCAAGGCGCAGGCGCGGCGGCTCTTCCTCCTGTTTTCGCCGCTCGAGCGGCGCGCCTTCGGCGAAAGCGCGCTGCGGGATTTCGACGGTTGGCTGGTCAAACCCGTTCGCAGCGCCTCGCTCGTCTCTCGTCTCTCGCAGGGGCTGCAAGAACGCGCCGCCGACGCGTCGACGCCCGCGCCTGCGGCGCCCGTGCGCGCTCTGGCCGGGCTCAGGGCGCTCATTGCGGAGGATAATGAGGTCAATGCCCTCATCCTCACCCGCCATCTCGAAAAGCTCGGCGCCGCGCCGGCGCGGGCGCGCAACGGCGCCGAGGCCGTCGCCATGGCCGGCGCGAATTCCTATGACGTCATCGTCATGGACCTTTTCATGCCGGAGCTCGACGGGCGCGAGGCGACGCGCCGCATCCGGCAGGCCGAGGCCCGTTCGAGGGCGACGCGCACGCCCATCCTCGCCTTGACGGCCAGCGCGCAGGAGGAGGACGAACGCGCCGCCCGTGCGGCCGGCGTCGACGCCTTCCTCACCAAGCCGGTGGATTTCGCCGACCTCGCGGCGACGATCGAGGAGCTGCGCCTCGCGCCGCGCATGGTCGAGCGTCGGGGCGCGTCGGGACCTTAA
- a CDS encoding DUF4167 domain-containing protein, giving the protein MRGRSGRKGPNPLTRSYESNGPDVKIRGTAQHIAEKYLQLARDAQSSGDTIMAESLLQHAEHYFRLIAAAQTAQQQANGFGRPQSEAEIEMEDDDDFAALPDRFAPLSERLPPTVYQAQPQPFMPQQQPQQQQPHFAQPQPQPQPYEERPIGEMRVDMRQERQDRPERMDRGERPQRPPFRERNNEGEPRRFERNRDRRFQRPEASDEPAPGLPSFITAPPARPAVAEAEAPEAGFAPAAERQPAREHEGVNFHLSSRRRRRPPRSQAEEAASETREEAPAPSEVPFEPDRF; this is encoded by the coding sequence ATGCGGGGGCGCAGCGGCCGGAAAGGCCCCAATCCCCTGACCCGGTCCTATGAGTCGAACGGCCCGGACGTCAAAATCCGCGGCACGGCGCAGCATATCGCCGAGAAATATTTGCAGCTCGCCCGGGACGCGCAGTCCTCCGGCGACACGATCATGGCCGAAAGCCTGCTGCAGCACGCCGAGCATTATTTCCGCCTGATCGCCGCCGCCCAGACGGCCCAGCAGCAGGCCAACGGCTTCGGCCGTCCGCAGTCGGAAGCCGAAATCGAGATGGAGGACGACGACGATTTCGCCGCCCTGCCCGACCGTTTCGCGCCGCTCTCCGAACGCCTGCCGCCGACGGTCTATCAGGCGCAGCCGCAGCCCTTCATGCCGCAGCAGCAACCTCAGCAGCAGCAGCCGCATTTCGCGCAGCCGCAGCCCCAGCCGCAACCTTATGAGGAGCGTCCCATCGGCGAGATGCGGGTGGACATGCGGCAGGAGCGCCAGGATCGTCCCGAGCGCATGGACCGCGGCGAGCGCCCGCAACGCCCGCCTTTCCGCGAGCGCAACAACGAAGGCGAGCCCCGCCGTTTCGAGCGCAATCGCGACCGGCGCTTCCAGCGTCCGGAAGCGAGCGACGAGCCCGCGCCCGGCCTTCCCTCCTTCATCACCGCTCCGCCGGCGCGCCCGGCGGTCGCCGAGGCCGAAGCGCCGGAAGCCGGATTCGCCCCGGCCGCCGAGCGTCAGCCGGCGCGCGAGCATGAGGGCGTGAATTTCCACCTGAGTTCGCGCCGCCGCCGCCGGCCGCCGCGTTCGCAAGCGGAGGAGGCCGCCAGCGAAACGCGCGAGGAAGCCCCGGCGCCGAGCGAAGTGCCTTTCGAGCCGGACCGGTTTTGA
- a CDS encoding lytic murein transglycosylase, whose protein sequence is MKRFFQASAAALIVATLAGAAPAQAARCGNGAGGFEAWKQEFAEEARGRVGSAGVDALMNTHYNAATIGADRGQKSFHLSLEGFMQKRGASAIVAKGRQLKRSMAGLFQSIESRYGVPPGPLLAIWGMETGFGAVHGNQHALSAVATLAYDCRRSEYFTDQLYSALELVDQGRLSPGARGSMHGEIGQTQFLPKNILQYGTGNLDNAQAALMSTANFLHAHGWQAGAGYQPGEPNFAAIQAWNAAQVYERAIAIIGRQIDGGGD, encoded by the coding sequence ATGAAGAGATTTTTCCAAGCAAGCGCGGCGGCGCTGATTGTCGCGACGCTCGCCGGCGCCGCGCCGGCGCAAGCGGCGCGCTGTGGAAACGGCGCAGGGGGCTTCGAGGCCTGGAAGCAAGAATTCGCGGAGGAAGCGCGCGGACGCGTCGGCTCCGCGGGCGTCGACGCACTGATGAACACGCATTACAACGCCGCGACCATCGGCGCGGATCGTGGGCAGAAGAGCTTCCACCTGTCGCTCGAAGGCTTCATGCAGAAGCGCGGCGCCTCGGCCATCGTCGCCAAAGGACGCCAGCTCAAGCGCTCCATGGCCGGTCTCTTCCAGTCGATCGAGAGCCGCTACGGCGTGCCGCCGGGACCGCTGCTCGCGATCTGGGGCATGGAGACGGGCTTTGGCGCCGTCCATGGCAATCAGCACGCGCTCTCCGCCGTGGCGACGCTCGCCTATGACTGCCGCCGTTCGGAATATTTCACCGACCAGCTCTATTCCGCGCTGGAGCTCGTCGACCAGGGACGCCTCTCGCCCGGCGCCCGCGGCTCCATGCATGGCGAAATCGGTCAGACCCAGTTCCTGCCCAAGAACATCCTGCAATATGGGACGGGCAATCTCGACAACGCTCAGGCGGCGCTGATGTCGACGGCGAATTTCCTGCACGCCCATGGCTGGCAGGCCGGCGCCGGCTATCAGCCCGGCGAGCCGAATTTCGCGGCGATTCAGGCCTGGAACGCGGCGCAGGTCTATGAGCGCGCCATCGCCATTATCGGCCGGCAGATCGACGGCGGCGGCGACTGA
- a CDS encoding DUF2794 domain-containing protein, whose product MAESESTEPSRSRPALTVVAGSGRTGQIDQQKGRGDGRAATQVSFDRRELSALLNLYGAKVASGEWRDYALDFTPAKAVFSVFRRTSEEPLYRIEKNPELARKQGQYAVIAAGGLVMRRGHDLARVLRALDKGLRLVGAE is encoded by the coding sequence ATGGCGGAGTCGGAGTCGACGGAGCCCAGCCGATCCAGGCCCGCCCTTACTGTCGTGGCCGGCTCCGGTCGAACGGGGCAGATCGACCAGCAGAAGGGGCGGGGGGACGGCCGCGCGGCGACGCAGGTTTCATTTGACCGCCGGGAGCTGAGCGCGCTTCTGAATCTCTACGGGGCCAAAGTCGCCTCGGGCGAGTGGCGCGACTATGCGCTCGACTTCACGCCGGCCAAGGCGGTGTTCTCCGTCTTCCGCCGGACCAGCGAAGAGCCGCTCTATCGCATCGAGAAGAATCCCGAGCTTGCGCGCAAACAGGGTCAATACGCCGTGATCGCGGCGGGCGGGCTCGTCATGCGGCGCGGCCACGACCTCGCCCGTGTGTTGCGCGCGCTCGACAAGGGACTGCGCCTCGTCGGGGCCGAGTAA
- a CDS encoding Bax inhibitor-1/YccA family protein, whose amino-acid sequence MSHYDRNTSFGYGRGVARSTTAEIDEGLRAYMLGVYNYMTLGLAVTGLVALGAFMLAAPQFAGGKLVALSPFGTMIYTTPLRYLIMFSPLAFVFFIGARANTMSAATARNLFIAFSAVMGLSMSWILLVFTGVSVARVFFITAAAFGGLSLYGYMTKRDLSAFGSFLVMGVWGLVIAGLVNLFLQSTGLQFALSILSVLIFSGLTAWDTQNIKDMYYEGAGYEATQKMSIFGALSLYLDFINMFQSLMFLLGNQRSE is encoded by the coding sequence ATGTCACATTACGACCGCAACACGAGCTTCGGCTACGGCCGCGGGGTCGCCCGGTCGACCACGGCCGAGATCGACGAGGGCCTGCGCGCTTACATGCTCGGCGTCTATAATTACATGACGCTTGGCCTCGCCGTGACGGGTCTCGTCGCGCTCGGCGCCTTCATGCTGGCCGCGCCGCAATTCGCCGGCGGCAAGCTGGTCGCGCTTTCGCCTTTCGGCACGATGATCTACACGACGCCGCTGCGCTACCTCATCATGTTCTCGCCGCTCGCCTTCGTCTTCTTCATCGGCGCGCGCGCGAACACGATGTCGGCGGCGACGGCCCGCAACCTGTTCATCGCCTTTTCGGCGGTGATGGGTCTGTCCATGTCGTGGATTCTCCTGGTCTTCACCGGCGTTTCCGTCGCCCGCGTCTTCTTCATCACCGCGGCGGCCTTCGGCGGCCTGAGCCTTTACGGCTACATGACCAAGCGCGACCTCTCCGCCTTCGGCTCCTTCCTTGTGATGGGCGTGTGGGGCCTCGTGATCGCGGGCCTCGTCAATCTGTTCCTGCAGTCGACCGGCCTTCAGTTCGCGCTCTCGATTCTGTCCGTTCTGATCTTCTCGGGCCTGACCGCCTGGGACACCCAGAACATCAAGGACATGTATTATGAAGGCGCGGGCTATGAAGCGACGCAGAAGATGAGCATTTTCGGCGCGCTCTCGCTCTATCTCGACTTCATCAACATGTTCCAGTCGCTCATGTTCCTGCTGGGCAACCAGCGCAGCGAGTAA
- the prmC gene encoding peptide chain release factor N(5)-glutamine methyltransferase, whose protein sequence is MSRDAAIASAKPEEPTSRAQAIAQVAAYLVESGVERTQAQDDARAMLRAAASLTRLQLAMEPQAPITDEEADRLSRYAARRAAREPVSRILGERGFWTLDLVVAPNVLDPRAETETLVETTLALIENRDAPLEILDLGSGSGAILCALLSELPRARGVAVDLSPDACAATSANLARCGLANRARIVRGRWGESLAGRYDAIVSNPPYVRAGEIPALDPEVRLYDPALALDGGPDGLDCYREIVADLPRLLKSDGIVAFEVGSDQAVGVAALLGDKGFGVARVGRDAGGHERVVAARPAPGRS, encoded by the coding sequence GTGAGCCGCGACGCCGCAATCGCCTCCGCCAAGCCCGAGGAGCCGACCTCCCGGGCGCAGGCGATTGCGCAGGTCGCGGCCTATCTCGTCGAGAGCGGCGTGGAGCGGACCCAGGCGCAGGACGACGCCCGCGCCATGCTGCGCGCCGCCGCCAGCCTCACGCGCCTGCAGCTCGCCATGGAGCCGCAGGCGCCGATCACGGACGAAGAGGCGGACAGACTTTCGCGCTATGCGGCGCGCCGCGCGGCGCGCGAGCCCGTCTCGCGCATATTGGGGGAACGCGGCTTCTGGACGCTCGACCTCGTCGTCGCGCCAAATGTGCTCGATCCGCGCGCGGAGACGGAGACGCTGGTCGAAACGACGCTGGCGCTGATCGAAAATCGCGACGCGCCGCTCGAAATTCTTGACCTCGGCAGCGGTTCGGGAGCCATCCTCTGCGCGCTGCTCAGCGAATTGCCGCGCGCGAGGGGGGTCGCGGTCGATCTCTCGCCCGACGCCTGCGCCGCGACCTCCGCCAATCTGGCGCGCTGCGGTCTCGCCAATCGCGCCCGCATCGTTCGCGGCAGATGGGGCGAATCGCTCGCGGGTCGCTATGACGCGATCGTCTCCAATCCGCCCTATGTTCGCGCGGGGGAAATTCCGGCGCTCGATCCGGAGGTGCGGCTGTATGATCCGGCGCTCGCGCTCGACGGCGGCCCGGATGGCCTCGATTGCTATCGCGAGATTGTCGCGGATCTTCCACGGCTGTTGAAAAGCGACGGAATCGTCGCATTCGAGGTCGGTTCGGACCAGGCGGTGGGCGTCGCCGCGCTGCTCGGAGACAAGGGCTTCGGCGTGGCGCGCGTCGGCCGCGACGCGGGCGGCCATGAGCGCGTCGTGGCGGCCCGCCCGGCGCCCGGGCGGTCGTGA